Proteins encoded together in one Pseudoalteromonas xiamenensis window:
- a CDS encoding ATP-binding response regulator: protein MNREHVSQSLNAKHVKILLVEDDEDDFVLTEDRLSDIADFHFDISWHRRLDGAIAALIDESFDLCLLDFRLGHESGLSLLKIAKENHVETPIIMLTGQADAALDEAAMQAGAEDFVVKSELGNARFIRAIRYALARKELKRERVERLKAEAENRAKDQFLAHLSHELRTPLTSILGYTQLLMRQNVQQEIRSELGIIYNNGEHLLKLLDDVLDLSKLQSSTIRLENTPTNVNALIHNLSDIFQLNAQSKGLQFTIVNRSPEDYWILCDQTRLKQILINLLYNAIKFTFSGEVCLDVTQKDGQLTCLVRDTGIGIPEEDLARIFEPFSQVQNVTSKAHEGAGLGLAISANLVELMGGTLKVESKLGEGSCFSFTVPSELCENTPLDLDHSYDPNLLNWQAKPHTKILVVEDNLDIQQLVKRHVEDWGFNVDVASNGVEAIHKLEQGISNYAMILLDLHLPQMDGRQVLASLYSKNLSIPVIAVTAAAQASTRKELSALGCLDVINKPIEPMLLKAAIVKVIERIDELKMIP, encoded by the coding sequence GTGAACCGAGAGCACGTAAGTCAAAGTCTAAATGCCAAACACGTTAAAATACTTTTAGTCGAAGATGATGAAGATGATTTTGTGTTGACTGAGGACCGGCTTTCAGACATCGCTGACTTTCATTTCGACATCTCCTGGCACCGCCGTCTAGATGGTGCAATCGCTGCGCTTATTGACGAGTCATTCGATCTTTGTTTATTGGATTTTCGTCTAGGCCATGAGAGTGGTTTATCTCTTCTCAAAATAGCGAAAGAAAATCACGTCGAAACGCCTATTATTATGCTGACCGGTCAGGCTGATGCAGCGTTAGATGAAGCTGCAATGCAAGCCGGAGCTGAAGATTTTGTCGTGAAATCTGAACTCGGCAATGCTCGATTTATTCGGGCAATTCGATATGCACTTGCTCGGAAGGAACTAAAAAGAGAGCGAGTGGAACGACTAAAAGCGGAGGCTGAAAACCGTGCCAAAGATCAATTCCTAGCCCATTTGAGCCACGAATTAAGGACCCCACTGACCTCTATTTTGGGTTACACACAATTGTTAATGCGCCAAAATGTTCAGCAAGAAATCCGCTCTGAATTAGGGATTATATATAACAATGGTGAACATCTTTTAAAGCTGCTTGATGATGTGCTTGACTTATCAAAGCTTCAATCAAGCACAATCCGATTAGAAAACACACCTACAAATGTAAACGCACTTATCCATAATTTAAGTGATATATTCCAGTTAAATGCGCAAAGTAAAGGTTTGCAATTTACCATCGTAAATCGTTCGCCGGAAGATTATTGGATTTTGTGTGACCAAACACGTTTAAAGCAAATCTTAATTAACTTGTTGTATAACGCCATTAAATTTACGTTTTCTGGTGAAGTTTGTTTGGACGTAACACAAAAAGACGGACAACTTACTTGTCTTGTGCGAGACACTGGCATTGGGATTCCTGAAGAAGATCTCGCTAGAATTTTTGAACCTTTCAGTCAAGTTCAGAATGTGACAAGTAAAGCCCATGAAGGCGCTGGACTAGGTCTTGCCATTAGTGCTAATTTGGTTGAACTCATGGGTGGAACCCTAAAAGTTGAATCAAAGCTCGGCGAAGGGAGCTGTTTTTCTTTTACAGTTCCAAGTGAACTTTGTGAAAATACGCCTTTAGATTTAGACCATTCTTACGATCCTAATCTGCTCAATTGGCAGGCAAAACCTCATACCAAGATATTAGTCGTGGAAGACAATCTCGACATCCAACAGCTAGTTAAGCGACATGTTGAAGACTGGGGATTTAACGTAGATGTTGCAAGCAATGGTGTTGAGGCTATTCACAAACTGGAACAGGGTATTTCAAACTACGCGATGATCTTACTCGACCTGCATTTGCCACAGATGGATGGCAGGCAAGTTCTCGCCTCACTCTATTCTAAGAACTTGTCAATTCCGGTCATTGCGGTAACCGCAGCAGCACAAGCGAGCACTCGTAAAGAGTTAAGTGCTTTGGGTTGTCTTGATGTCATCAATAAACCAATAGAGCCAATGTTATTGAAAGCTGCTATTGTCAAAGTGATAGAGCGCATTGATGAACTGAAGATGATACCATAA
- a CDS encoding response regulator, translated as MNRKAIPIKILMADDDEDDQLLTRDALAESRVLNAIEFVKDGEQLLNYLRNDPPYDDISKYVRPDLILLDLNMPKMDGREALEQIKQDASLRSIPVVILTTSLQEEDKLKGYDLGAASYISKPVDFQGLVTLMRELGKYWIEIVELPR; from the coding sequence ATGAATAGAAAAGCCATTCCAATAAAAATACTCATGGCTGACGACGACGAAGACGATCAATTACTTACACGGGACGCACTGGCTGAAAGTCGAGTGTTGAATGCAATTGAATTTGTTAAAGATGGCGAACAGCTACTTAATTACCTGAGAAATGACCCTCCCTATGATGATATTTCAAAGTATGTGCGGCCTGATTTAATTTTACTCGATTTGAATATGCCAAAGATGGATGGTCGAGAAGCGCTTGAACAGATAAAGCAAGACGCGAGCTTGCGTTCGATCCCCGTTGTTATCTTAACCACGTCACTTCAAGAAGAAGATAAGTTGAAAGGATATGATTTGGGCGCAGCATCGTACATTAGTAAACCTGTTGATTTTCAAGGCCTTGTTACATTGATGAGAGAGCTTGGCAAATATTGGATAGAGATAGTCGAATTACCTAGATAG
- a CDS encoding response regulator — MRAFVKRYGLNCSGVGSARHCKETLSSEPWDLVLMDIGLPDENGLDLATQLRLQYPNMRIAITSGYEPDKAKMEKLGIEHVLLKPVSVDMLKSCLS; from the coding sequence ATTAGAGCGTTTGTTAAGCGCTATGGGCTTAATTGTTCAGGGGTTGGAAGTGCTAGACACTGCAAAGAGACATTATCGTCAGAACCGTGGGACTTGGTGTTGATGGATATTGGGCTCCCCGATGAAAATGGCCTTGATTTGGCGACTCAACTTCGTTTGCAATACCCTAACATGCGAATTGCCATCACCAGCGGTTACGAACCCGACAAGGCAAAAATGGAAAAGTTAGGTATTGAACATGTTTTACTTAAGCCGGTAAGTGTGGACATGCTCAAATCGTGTTTGTCATAA
- a CDS encoding sensor histidine kinase has product MSSLVNAFNRLSSSLLSVWLAMAICIGFLVSNVVVGFKNVEDLDSLQKGMENTSELILAIDNLHVASLNAESSIKSYLLTKETSTLGPLLESLTELDENIARVTAEKSESLPQQKRIKTYLNTAILQVSQLKQHADKASEDKQSALALVRTIEKTALDLRQQYNRIIEEETAIRDIQRNFLNKVKRGAISNIVWFAFISISLVLLTMALVFKNLRDSKRAEISLSNANADLELKVQARTAKLQLLADELNKSNRELEDFAFVASHDLQEPLRKIQAFSDRLENSYRSELDGRGRDYLMRMKNAAARMSVLINDLLALSRVATKRKPFVTQPLNPIVDGALDDLEVVIEETKANIEIASLPTVSCDDSQLRQLFFNLIANALKFRKSNVVPEISIAEVPTDNLQSVCILVKDNGIGFDPQYEEKIFSPFQRLHERSEYPGTGIGLTLCRRIVERHGGVITCHSEVDAGASFYITLQRDIQPTINTEIPDYE; this is encoded by the coding sequence ATGAGTTCTTTAGTGAATGCCTTTAATAGACTGTCCTCAAGCTTGTTAAGTGTTTGGTTAGCGATGGCAATTTGCATTGGTTTTCTGGTTAGTAACGTTGTTGTCGGTTTTAAAAATGTTGAAGACTTGGACTCGTTGCAAAAAGGGATGGAAAACACAAGTGAGTTAATTTTAGCAATCGACAATTTACATGTAGCATCGTTAAACGCCGAGTCGAGTATTAAGTCTTACTTACTGACAAAAGAAACATCGACGCTTGGACCATTGCTTGAAAGTTTAACTGAGCTTGATGAAAACATTGCCAGAGTAACGGCAGAAAAATCAGAAAGTCTCCCACAACAAAAACGAATAAAAACATACTTAAATACCGCTATTCTTCAGGTATCTCAACTTAAACAACATGCAGACAAAGCGAGCGAAGACAAGCAAAGCGCGTTGGCGCTGGTCAGAACAATTGAAAAAACGGCGTTAGATCTTAGACAGCAATATAACCGGATTATTGAGGAAGAAACGGCGATTCGTGACATCCAGCGTAACTTTTTGAACAAAGTGAAGCGCGGGGCCATTAGCAACATCGTGTGGTTTGCCTTTATCAGTATTTCGTTAGTGTTACTCACGATGGCCTTGGTGTTTAAGAATTTACGCGACTCAAAGCGAGCAGAAATTTCGTTATCAAATGCGAATGCAGATCTTGAGCTCAAAGTGCAAGCTAGAACCGCTAAGCTTCAGCTACTGGCTGATGAACTTAACAAAAGTAATCGTGAACTTGAAGATTTTGCGTTTGTTGCTTCACATGACTTACAAGAGCCGCTGAGAAAAATTCAGGCTTTTAGTGACCGTTTGGAAAACAGTTATCGAAGCGAGTTAGATGGCAGAGGTCGAGACTACCTAATGCGAATGAAGAATGCAGCTGCAAGGATGTCTGTGCTTATCAATGATTTACTCGCCCTGTCCAGGGTCGCGACTAAAAGAAAACCGTTTGTGACTCAACCTCTTAATCCAATCGTCGATGGAGCGCTAGACGATTTGGAAGTGGTAATAGAAGAAACAAAGGCAAACATTGAAATTGCATCATTACCGACCGTGAGTTGTGATGACAGTCAGCTCAGACAATTGTTTTTTAACTTGATAGCCAATGCGCTGAAATTCAGAAAATCAAATGTGGTGCCTGAAATATCCATCGCAGAAGTGCCGACGGACAACCTCCAAAGTGTTTGCATCTTAGTGAAAGACAATGGAATTGGCTTTGATCCACAATATGAAGAAAAAATTTTCTCGCCTTTCCAACGTTTACATGAACGTTCTGAATATCCAGGAACCGGAATAGGTCTAACGCTTTGTCGTCGAATTGTGGAGCGACATGGCGGAGTAATTACCTGTCATTCTGAGGTGGATGCAGGTGCTTCTTTTTACATCACATTGCAACGTGATATACAACCGACAATAAATACAGAGATCCCAGATTATGAATAG